A genomic region of Candidatus Hydrogenedentota bacterium contains the following coding sequences:
- a CDS encoding acyltransferase translates to MRLPAPLVPLRSAAAQALGTVLRFWEPAALRIRRFRFETRARAQLRGRVAAGVQFVGPVTVEGAGNVHIGPGSRVGRNVFFETYGTAAINIGREVTINDGVILVAYAGIEIGDGVMIGEYSSVRDADHGMVRDIPVRAQGHVSSPVRIEANAWIGRGVAVLKGVTIGAGAVVGANSVVTRDVSGNTIAAGAPARQIGERRAAGNPGNARGAPSLL, encoded by the coding sequence ATGAGGTTGCCCGCGCCGCTGGTGCCATTGCGTTCAGCCGCAGCCCAGGCACTGGGAACGGTGCTCCGTTTCTGGGAGCCTGCTGCGCTGCGCATCCGGCGGTTCCGTTTCGAGACCAGGGCGCGCGCCCAGTTGCGAGGCCGCGTGGCGGCGGGGGTGCAATTCGTGGGGCCTGTGACCGTGGAAGGCGCCGGAAACGTGCATATTGGCCCCGGTTCGAGAGTAGGGAGAAACGTGTTCTTTGAGACCTACGGTACGGCCGCCATCAACATTGGCCGGGAGGTGACTATCAACGATGGGGTCATACTCGTGGCATACGCGGGCATCGAGATAGGCGACGGCGTCATGATCGGCGAGTACTCCAGTGTCCGCGACGCGGACCACGGCATGGTGCGCGACATTCCCGTCCGGGCGCAAGGGCACGTGAGCAGTCCCGTCCGGATAGAGGCGAATGCCTGGATCGGCCGCGGCGTCGCCGTGTTGAAGGGAGTCACGATCGGCGCGGGCGCCGTGGTCGGCGCGAACAGCGTCGTGACGAGGGACGTCTCCGGGAATACGATCGCGGCCGGGGCGCCGGCGCGCCAGATTGGCGAGCGCCGCGCCGCGGGCAACCCCGGTAATGCGCGTGGAGCGCCGAGCTTGTTATGA
- a CDS encoding AAA family ATPase — protein MSEYASELAELMPEKAVAPRQGIGINVRRLFKLRGRLMALTFFVLFLPALAAIWLLVPKFFVAVGNVKFKATSPQILGGEGRALTGSSYDIFVNTQIEYLTGPSFVDVVLRDAELQQKLPSITRLPNARAYIMEHLAAEMVPRTELVTLSYRDEDRDAALLLMNKILATYESELRREILDRGGYARKTLEERLEALLKEFEEDQRRIAEERSARGIPAGEVPGQEPVETESIRTNLAQAESDLARAEVALEHSRKLQEELNGFIAEYEADPSKPVYAMGVEEKVSAHPSVTFMVEQVAQLQQEFSAMEDRYVEGAPQVAVKRRELEALDAKVESARAQARGEALRSVASEYGYDLERTEGEIQEARARRDKFLAALAEYETKAVSRSQGLAVIQEMEMQAEEKRGRIQQMRDELFRIDLESNAPAQVTPDRNAWADHRADYSQRIKYAAIAIFAAFLISLSLGVVLEMSDQNIRSGEDVAYVTNSPVIANIAHAVEDRLPDHVRVGTIAQDYPDSYSADEFRRAAARIVAPEAGGGIKSCMISSASRGDGKTIVACNLAIVLARAGRRVLLVDLDSHNPGVEQTFGLRPSAGLAELLSGEPLQHDPDQATDIENLFVLGPGLNGRELLSRLASREMADFLAGAEEVFDHVIIDAPAVLLMSEARLLAPMVDGLVLVVGAGVTSFGMLRRCLRTVEDTGGRLLGLALNGLRQSPFGYLRRNLALYYDAGLGGPRRTVVPGPAGRRPASDPSIVLVREASRGGRED, from the coding sequence GCGCCGCGTCAGGGCATCGGCATCAACGTGCGCCGGCTTTTCAAACTGCGCGGACGGCTCATGGCGCTGACGTTCTTCGTCTTGTTTCTTCCCGCGTTAGCGGCCATCTGGCTGCTTGTGCCGAAGTTCTTCGTGGCCGTGGGTAACGTGAAATTCAAAGCGACGTCACCGCAGATCCTCGGCGGCGAAGGCCGCGCGCTCACGGGTTCGAGCTACGATATCTTCGTCAACACGCAAATCGAATATCTGACGGGCCCCTCCTTTGTCGACGTAGTCCTGCGCGACGCGGAACTCCAGCAGAAACTCCCGAGTATCACGCGCCTGCCCAACGCGCGCGCCTACATCATGGAGCATCTTGCCGCTGAGATGGTGCCGCGGACGGAACTGGTTACGCTCTCCTACCGCGACGAAGACCGCGATGCGGCGCTGCTGCTGATGAACAAGATTCTTGCGACCTATGAATCGGAATTGCGCAGGGAAATCCTGGACCGCGGCGGGTATGCGCGCAAGACGCTCGAGGAACGGCTTGAAGCGCTCTTGAAAGAGTTCGAGGAAGATCAGCGGCGCATCGCAGAAGAACGCTCGGCGCGCGGCATCCCCGCTGGCGAAGTGCCCGGCCAAGAGCCGGTCGAGACCGAGTCCATCCGTACCAACCTCGCGCAGGCGGAGTCTGACCTTGCTCGCGCGGAGGTGGCTTTGGAGCATAGCCGGAAGCTCCAGGAGGAGCTGAACGGGTTCATCGCGGAATATGAGGCGGACCCGTCGAAACCCGTCTATGCCATGGGCGTCGAGGAGAAGGTATCGGCCCATCCGTCGGTTACATTCATGGTCGAACAGGTGGCGCAACTGCAACAGGAATTCTCCGCGATGGAGGACCGCTACGTCGAAGGCGCACCGCAGGTGGCGGTGAAACGACGCGAATTGGAGGCACTTGACGCCAAAGTGGAATCCGCCCGCGCCCAGGCGCGCGGCGAGGCGCTGCGCTCGGTCGCTTCAGAATACGGTTATGACCTGGAGCGCACGGAAGGCGAGATCCAGGAGGCGCGCGCGCGCCGCGACAAGTTCCTTGCCGCCCTTGCGGAGTACGAGACGAAGGCGGTGTCGCGGTCACAGGGGCTGGCCGTCATTCAGGAAATGGAAATGCAGGCGGAAGAGAAGCGTGGCCGCATTCAGCAGATGCGCGACGAACTGTTCCGTATCGACCTGGAAAGCAACGCGCCGGCTCAGGTGACGCCGGACCGCAACGCATGGGCGGACCACCGCGCCGATTACTCGCAGCGTATCAAGTACGCGGCGATCGCGATATTCGCGGCGTTTCTCATCAGCTTGTCGCTTGGCGTTGTCCTCGAAATGAGCGACCAGAACATTCGCTCGGGCGAGGATGTTGCCTATGTCACGAATTCGCCGGTCATCGCCAACATCGCCCACGCCGTCGAGGACCGCCTGCCGGACCACGTGCGCGTCGGGACTATTGCGCAGGATTACCCCGATTCCTATTCGGCGGACGAGTTCCGCCGGGCGGCGGCGCGCATCGTGGCGCCGGAGGCCGGCGGCGGTATCAAGAGCTGCATGATTTCCAGCGCCTCGCGCGGCGATGGCAAGACTATCGTCGCCTGCAACCTCGCCATTGTGCTGGCGCGCGCGGGGCGGCGCGTCTTGCTCGTTGACCTGGATTCCCACAACCCGGGCGTCGAGCAGACCTTCGGCCTGCGTCCGTCCGCGGGACTGGCGGAACTGCTGTCCGGCGAACCGTTGCAGCATGACCCGGACCAGGCGACGGACATCGAGAACCTGTTCGTGCTCGGGCCTGGCCTGAATGGCCGCGAACTGCTCTCGCGTCTGGCTTCGCGCGAAATGGCTGATTTTCTCGCTGGCGCGGAGGAAGTCTTTGACCACGTCATCATCGATGCGCCCGCGGTGCTGCTGATGTCCGAGGCGCGACTGCTGGCGCCCATGGTGGATGGCCTCGTGCTGGTCGTAGGCGCGGGCGTCACTTCATTCGGCATGTTGCGGCGCTGCCTGCGCACGGTTGAGGATACGGGTGGACGGCTTCTTGGCCTCGCGCTCAATGGGTTGCGCCAGTCGCCATTCGGTTATCTGCGGCGGAATCTGGCGCTCTATTATGATGCGGGGCTTGGGGGGCCGCGCCGGACGGTTGTGCCGGGGCCAGCGGGCCGGCGGCCGGCCTCAGACCCATCGATTGTGCTCGTGCGGGAAGCATCGCGAGGCGGGCGTGAGGATTAG